A genomic window from Bacillus mesophilus includes:
- the pknB gene encoding Stk1 family PASTA domain-containing Ser/Thr kinase, with product MIGRRLSGRYKVIDTIGGGGMANVYLARDMILERNVAVKVLRPDFSNDEEFIRRFHREAQAATSLNHPNIVSIYDVGEEDNIFYIVMEHIDGTTLKEYIQKNGPLSNEESVNIMIQLTSALANAHENQIVHRDIKPQNILIDEHGIVKVTDFGIAVALSSTTITQTNSFLGSVHYLSPEQARGGMATKKSDIYSLGIVMFELLTGRMPFFGESAVSIALKHLQNDTPSPKRWNSAIPQSIENIVLKATAKDPFHRYDTVEAMEDDLRTSLEPRRLNEPPFKAPVLDGDVTKAIPIITKEHLAENSSMEDTIVHKEPKKVKTNPKNRGKKIAIWVISIFFLLSAAAVASITIIPSLLLPKDVVVPDVTTLSYEAAYKELDSIGLIVGESVKVFDEEVLDGQIVRTLPNAGQTVKEGAEITLYISKGKEKEEIENYIGQNIDEIMTSIKATFKNVDIRPEPSETIPAGEITGQIPESGEFVLEEETLILFVSEGPQAFQLQNLVSLNQVQVDNYVAEKGLNLVEVTEAFSEEFAEGIVISQKPKAGTEVKRGHNISIVVSKGPEQKNKTVNRTVLVKYEPLEGEEGQPQEVQIYVDDLDRDISSPAITDTITADKEYKLVLNIPYKKSVTYKIQRNGDVIDEVVVSYDDEE from the coding sequence ATGATCGGGAGAAGATTAAGCGGCAGATACAAGGTGATCGATACAATCGGTGGTGGCGGAATGGCCAACGTGTATCTTGCTAGGGATATGATTTTAGAACGCAATGTCGCGGTTAAGGTATTACGTCCTGATTTTTCTAATGACGAAGAGTTTATCCGCCGATTTCATCGAGAAGCGCAGGCTGCTACAAGTCTAAATCATCCAAACATTGTTAGTATTTATGATGTTGGAGAAGAAGATAATATTTTTTATATTGTCATGGAGCATATCGACGGGACAACCCTTAAGGAATATATTCAAAAAAATGGGCCACTTTCAAACGAAGAAAGTGTAAATATTATGATTCAGTTAACTTCTGCTCTAGCAAATGCCCATGAAAATCAAATTGTACATAGAGATATTAAACCACAAAACATTTTGATTGATGAACATGGAATAGTTAAGGTTACAGACTTTGGAATTGCGGTAGCCTTAAGCTCAACGACCATTACTCAAACTAACTCATTCCTTGGTTCTGTGCATTATCTTTCGCCTGAACAAGCAAGGGGTGGGATGGCTACTAAAAAGTCAGACATCTATTCTTTAGGGATCGTCATGTTTGAATTACTTACAGGAAGAATGCCTTTTTTCGGGGAATCTGCTGTTTCTATTGCATTAAAGCATTTGCAAAATGATACACCTTCGCCAAAAAGGTGGAATTCTGCGATTCCACAAAGCATTGAAAATATTGTACTAAAGGCGACTGCAAAGGATCCGTTTCACCGTTATGATACTGTTGAAGCCATGGAAGATGATTTACGAACATCGTTAGAGCCACGTAGGTTAAACGAACCACCATTTAAGGCGCCTGTTCTTGACGGAGACGTCACTAAAGCCATTCCAATCATTACGAAGGAACACCTGGCTGAGAACTCAAGTATGGAGGATACAATCGTTCATAAGGAACCTAAAAAAGTGAAAACTAACCCAAAAAATCGTGGAAAGAAAATTGCAATTTGGGTTATTTCGATTTTCTTTTTACTTTCTGCTGCAGCGGTTGCTTCTATTACAATTATTCCATCATTATTATTGCCAAAAGATGTAGTTGTTCCAGATGTTACAACTCTGAGCTATGAAGCTGCCTACAAGGAACTTGATTCAATAGGGTTAATTGTTGGTGAGTCAGTTAAGGTATTTGATGAGGAAGTATTAGATGGGCAAATCGTACGAACTCTTCCTAATGCGGGACAGACCGTAAAAGAGGGAGCGGAAATCACTCTTTACATTAGTAAAGGAAAAGAAAAAGAAGAGATTGAGAATTACATTGGGCAAAATATTGATGAGATTATGACGAGTATTAAGGCTACGTTTAAAAATGTTGATATAAGACCAGAGCCATCAGAAACAATCCCAGCTGGAGAAATCACTGGTCAAATCCCAGAATCTGGAGAGTTTGTATTAGAGGAAGAAACGCTTATCCTTTTTGTTAGTGAAGGTCCTCAGGCTTTTCAACTTCAAAATCTTGTTAGTCTTAATCAAGTTCAAGTTGATAATTATGTTGCTGAGAAAGGGCTAAACCTAGTTGAGGTTACTGAAGCCTTTTCGGAGGAATTTGCTGAAGGTATTGTTATTTCGCAGAAACCTAAAGCTGGAACAGAAGTCAAACGAGGACATAACATATCAATCGTCGTTTCAAAGGGACCGGAACAAAAGAATAAAACAGTAAACCGTACAGTACTTGTGAAATATGAACCACTTGAAGGGGAAGAAGGTCAACCGCAAGAGGTACAAATCTATGTGGATGACTTAGATCGTGATATAAGTTCACCGGCAATCACTGATACGATAACAGCCGATAAGGAATACAAGCTTGTATTAAATATCCCATATAAGAAGAGTGTTACTTATAAGATTCAAAGAAATGGTGATGTAATTGATGAAGTAGTCGTTTCTTATGATGATGAAGAGTAA
- a CDS encoding Stp1/IreP family PP2C-type Ser/Thr phosphatase, with the protein MKTFFLSDRGKVRQHNEDNGGVFYNSANQVLGIVADGMGGHRAGDVASKMATELIESYWKDTPSIKSPDEAEKWLKQHVTLVNEQLFQHSKENDECEGMGTTLVITICTDEFITIAHIGDSRCYIVENGQVQLVTEDHSLVNELVRSGQISKEDAEYHPRKNVLLRALGTDINIQIDVKTLTNDDLRYIMLCSDGLSNKVTSAEILAELQKDQPIETKGTALVSLANDYGGEDNITLVLLDYNSVQTESGGR; encoded by the coding sequence ATGAAGACGTTTTTTCTATCAGACAGGGGAAAAGTTAGACAGCATAATGAAGACAACGGTGGCGTTTTCTATAATAGTGCTAATCAAGTATTAGGTATTGTTGCAGATGGAATGGGCGGACATCGCGCTGGTGATGTGGCAAGTAAAATGGCTACAGAATTAATCGAATCATATTGGAAAGATACCCCTTCTATTAAATCGCCAGATGAAGCCGAAAAGTGGTTGAAACAACATGTTACATTAGTAAATGAACAACTATTTCAGCATTCTAAAGAAAATGACGAGTGCGAGGGGATGGGGACTACCCTTGTAATCACTATTTGTACCGATGAATTCATAACGATTGCTCATATCGGAGATAGTCGTTGTTACATAGTCGAGAATGGACAAGTTCAGTTAGTAACCGAAGATCACTCTCTTGTTAATGAACTTGTTCGCTCGGGTCAAATTTCCAAAGAGGATGCTGAATATCATCCACGGAAAAATGTGCTTCTCCGTGCATTAGGGACAGACATCAACATTCAAATAGATGTCAAAACATTAACGAATGATGACCTTCGTTATATTATGTTATGTTCTGATGGCCTATCTAATAAAGTAACAAGTGCTGAAATCTTAGCAGAACTTCAAAAGGATCAACCAATTGAAACAAAAGGGACTGCGCTTGTGTCTTTGGCTAATGATTATGGTGGAGAAGATAATATTACCCTTGTTTTACTTGACTACAATAGCGTTCAAACGGAAAGTGGTGGACGCTAA
- the rlmN gene encoding 23S rRNA (adenine(2503)-C(2))-methyltransferase RlmN — protein MKEQQKPSIYSLRLEELELWLKENGEPKFRSTQIFEWLYSKRISSFEDMTNVSKSLQDKLSQAFTVTTMKTLIKQESKDGTIKFLFELHDGYSIETVLMRHEYGNSVCVTTQVGCRIGCTFCASTLGGLKRNLEAGEIVAQVVNVQKALDETGERVSHVVIMGIGEPFDNYDAMLSFLKIINHDKALNIGARHITVSTSGIIPKIYAFADEQLQINFALSLHAPNTELRSKLMPINRAYKLDDLMKAVRYYVEKTGRRISFEYGLFGGENDTVAHAEELAKLIKGIKCHVNLIPVNYVPERDYVRTPKEQIFEFERTLKKHGINVTIRREHGHDIDAACGQLRAKERQEETR, from the coding sequence CTGAAAGAACAACAAAAACCCTCCATCTATTCTTTAAGACTTGAAGAATTAGAGCTTTGGTTAAAGGAAAACGGTGAACCAAAGTTTAGGAGTACACAGATTTTTGAATGGTTATATAGTAAGCGAATTTCATCCTTTGAAGACATGACAAATGTTTCGAAGTCTTTACAAGACAAGCTTAGTCAAGCTTTTACGGTAACTACCATGAAAACATTGATTAAGCAGGAATCTAAGGACGGGACCATTAAATTTTTATTTGAGTTACATGATGGCTACTCTATAGAGACAGTTTTAATGAGACATGAATATGGAAATTCTGTTTGTGTAACAACACAGGTAGGATGTCGGATCGGTTGTACGTTTTGTGCTTCTACCCTAGGCGGACTAAAACGTAATTTAGAGGCTGGTGAAATCGTTGCCCAAGTAGTAAATGTGCAAAAAGCTTTAGATGAGACAGGAGAACGAGTTAGTCATGTCGTAATAATGGGTATAGGAGAGCCGTTTGATAATTATGATGCGATGCTTTCATTTTTAAAAATTATTAATCATGACAAAGCTTTAAATATTGGCGCTCGACATATTACCGTTTCAACTAGTGGGATCATCCCTAAAATCTATGCCTTTGCAGACGAGCAATTGCAAATTAATTTTGCTCTATCACTGCATGCACCAAACACGGAGCTTAGAAGTAAGTTAATGCCTATAAATCGAGCATACAAGCTTGATGACCTTATGAAAGCAGTTCGCTATTATGTTGAAAAAACAGGAAGACGAATTAGCTTTGAATATGGGCTTTTTGGCGGGGAAAACGACACGGTTGCTCATGCTGAGGAGTTAGCGAAATTAATTAAAGGAATTAAATGTCATGTTAACTTAATTCCTGTAAACTACGTGCCTGAACGTGATTACGTTCGTACACCAAAAGAACAAATTTTCGAATTTGAACGTACATTAAAAAAACATGGCATAAATGTAACAATTAGAAGAGAGCATGGCCATGACATTGACGCAGCCTGCGGACAGCTACGTGCAAAGGAGCGTCAAGAGGAGACGAGGTGA